Genomic window (Haladaptatus caseinilyticus):
TGAGCTACCGGTTCAAACCGGACTCTTTAGCTTTGGACCGATAGTGATCGGGATGGCTCAGTTGTGGAACGGGTACGCCCACGAGACTGCAGTTTCGATTCACGCCCTGTTTGCCATCGTGATGGTCGGATTTGCTGTACTCGTTACGCGCTATCATCTCGCCTCGTTCCGACTCGACAAGTTGGAGCGAACGTAGGAGAACCGCCCCTTCAGGTGGTTCCTGCAGGCGCGCCCGCTCTCGCTTCCCTGCCTGCGTAGGCGTTGTAGCCGGCGATGATGGCGACGACGACACCGGAGACGATGTCACTCCAGAATACCGTTCCAACGGCCATCACGAACGGAACCAGAATCATCCACAATCCCATTAGCGCGACGAACGACGAACTCCCGATACTCGTCGTCAGTCCCTTCGACATTCGATAGTAGTTGTATCCCGCGACCAAGAAAATCGCGGCCCCGATGATGATGTTGTTCCAGTAGCTCGACATCGACATCGTATAGACGAACGCCGAGACGAATATCCACGCCCCGATAAGCGATACGAAACCGCTCAGCCACTTCAGATTCGACGTGTCGGTATCCGTCGCGCGTGCCGATTGCTCTCTCGCTTCGGTTTCACTCATCAGTTTTTCCTCCATATGACCGTAGATTGAGCGAGCGAATAAAGCGAGCGACCGTTCACGAACTAATGGTCCATTACGGGGACGAAAACGGCGATAGCCCGACGACGAACCGGTAGGGATAGCTACACCGGTCCGGGATCGTGCGTTTCGAACCACGCCGTCAACTGTTCGATTCGGTGAATCGCCCGGTCTGGGTCGCCGATGGCGTGATGTTCGTCGGGATAGACGACGAGTTTCGCGGGGATGCCTTGCTTTTTCACACTGACGTAGAGCTGTTCGGACTGGGATGGGGGACAGCGCCAATCATCGCCACCGGCAGTAACCAACAGTGGCGTCTCTACATCGCCGACATCCGTAATGCTCGACGCCGAATCGTACGTTTCCGGATTCTCCCACGGAAGACCGAAATCGTTCTCCCACCATTTGTGAGCGTCGTCGGTGCCGTAACACGACCGTAAATCGTAGATGCCGTGTTCCGCCGCGGCACCTGCGAAACGGTTCGTGTTCGTGATGAGAAATCCGGTCGTAATACCGCCATACGAGAAACCGGTGGCAAAAGTGCGGTCGGGATCGACCCAGTCGCGCTCGACGAGATGCTCGACGCCTGCGATCACATCTTCGACTTCACGTGGTCCCCAGTCGCCTCGGATGACCTCGCTGAACTCCCTGCCGTAGGAGCTGCTTCCGCGATAGTTGGGTCGAAGGACGGCGTATCCTCGGTCGGTCCAGTAGGCGTACTCGAATTTGAACTCGGGCGCATCGTAGGAAATGGGACCACCGTGGATGGAAACGATGAGCGGGAGGGGAGTCGGGTCGTCCCGGTCGAAGTCGGCCGGGAGATACGCAATAGCCTCGATGTCGTCGCCGGACTCGTTGTCGTAGACGACACGCTGACAGTTGGGCATAGCGTGGGATTCCTCGAACGCGTCATTGAGATTCGTCACCCGAGTCGATTCGCCGTGATCGAGTTCCCTCAAGGCGATCGTATACAGGTCCCCGACCGTCTCCGGCTCGGTAGACAGGAGCGCGACCGCCTCGTCTGCGAAGTCGAAGTTCGCGATCGTGTGATAATCGTCCTGTGATTCGTACGTGAACTCCGGCGCGCGTTCGTCGGCAAAGCACCGGACGAGACGAGTGCTCCCCTCGTCGCCGATCGTCGTAAGGAGAGTTTCCTCGTCCGTCCAGCGAATCCGATTCGCGTGTGCTACGGTTCGGTCAAGCGATTCCGTAATCGACCGGTATCGAGTATCGTCCGTTCCCGCGGCGTTGCCAACGTCTTCCGTGACGTAGACTTGCGTCGGGATGTGCCAGTTGACGGCGTCACTCCCGACGAACACGAGACGAGCGCCATCAGGACTCCACTGGAGCGCGTTTATCGTGTGTTTCGAATCCGTAATCTGCCGACAGTCGGAGCCGTCCGGGTCGATGGTATAGAGGTCCATCACGCCGGAATCGTCGGGTCGTTCGGTTCGATTCGAAATGAAAGCGATCCGGTCGGGTCCCCAGGCAGGTTGTAATCCGGACATCGGTTCGAATGCACCGCTACCGTAGGCATCGTCGAGTCGACGCTCCTCACGGGTCGCCAGATCGACGACGAATAGGTACGTCGTCACGTCGTCCAAGAACCCCTTTCCATCGAATCGATGTTGGAGACGGTCTATTTCGACCGGACCCCCGTTCCGTCGTTTTCGGAGATAATCCGCCTGCTCCTCCGTCGGGTCGCGGGACGAGATGACGAGTCGATCGCTTTTCGGCCCCCAGTCGAACTCGGTCACACCCTCCTCACGGTCGGTTACTTGGCGGGCGTCGCCACCGCGTTCGAGGTCGAACACCCACACCTGCGATCTCGGCTCGTCATCGCCGGATTCGTCTTCGTCGTCGCCGTCCGAATCGTCGTCCTGTACGGTGAGGGCGGTGTCTTCGTCGCGGCTGGCCAGAAACCCGAGTTTCGACCCATCGGGCGACCAGTTCGGCGACCCGGCGTCCGAGGCGCGGGAGAGGCGGTAGGGTTCGTCGCTTCCGTCCGTCGGAACGACGAACAGTGATGTTCGTCGGTCGTCCTCATCCCGGTCGAACTCGCTCGCAACGAAGGCGATCCGGTCACCGTCCGGTGAAAGTGCGAAGTCTGACGCGAGCGTCAAGTCGTAAAAGTCGTTCACGTCGAACGTTTCAGTCATCGGTCGCATATCTCAGGCGAGGCATATAGGTGTACGTTCGCCAGCAAGTTGAACGAAATCAACGGTGAAAATCACTCACGCCACGTTCCGCTCCGAGACCGTCCGCCCGTCTTCGAACCGTTCGCTATCCAATCCGGAGATGTCTACTAACGATGCCTCGCCATCAAATACGAGTTCCGTGACGAGGTTCCCGGTCGCGGGTGCGTGTTGGAATCCATGACCCGAAAAGCCGACCGCGTTGATGAATCCTGGACTTGTCTCTTCGATGATTGGATGATGGTCGGGAGTGACAGCGTACAGACCGGCCCATCCCCGCTTGATGCGTGATTCGGGACCGAAATAGGTGGCCGTCTCGCTCGCGCGTTCGACCGCTTCGACGGTCCAGTCGAGGTCCGTCGTTCGGTCGTATGCGTCCGGTTCCGCCCTCGAAACGGAATCGAAATGTCCACCGACGAGTGTGGCTCCCTCACGCTCCGGGCGGAAGTACGACCCCGTATCGAGATCGATTGTCAGCGGAACGGATTCAGGAACGGGCGTTTCCGGTTCGACGACGGCAATCTGACGGCGTTCAGGAACGACAGGAAGATCGATTTTTGCCATATCCGCCACTCGCTTTGCCCACGGTCCAGCGGCGTTGACGACGAAATCCGCGTCGATTTCTCCATCGGTCGTTTCGACGCCGAAAACTGCGCCATCATTCAGGAGAACGTCGGTGACTTCCACGCCGGTTCGGATGTCCACGCCCATTTCCCGAGCACGCGTGGCGAAGCCCTGTAGTGCGAGATGTGGGTCCGCAAAGCCATCCGTCGGTGAGTAGGTGGCCGCGTGAAACGGTTCGGTTCGCAGGCCAGGACAGTGTTCGCTGGCCTCCGCGGGCGTGAGCAGTTCGCTCGGCACCTCCTGTCCGTTCTGCATGGCGACAGTATCGGCGAACCCCTCGGCCGTCGCTTCGTTTCGCGCGAGGAAGAGATATCCCGGACGACGATACGCGATGTCGGTTCCGAACTCGTCCTCGAATCGTTCCCAGACTCGCATGCTCGCTCGGGAGAGGGCGACGTTGACCGGTGTCGAAAACTGTGCCCGGATACCCCCTGCGGAGCGTTCGGTGCTACCGGCACCGATGGTTGAGCGTTCGCAGACAGTCACGTCAGCTCCTCGCTCGGCGAGATAGTAGGCACACGAACAACCAACAATACCGCCACCAACAACCACGATGCGCATGAGTCGGCGTACGAGCGTTCGGGTAATAACGGTTCCACCGCCGGAAAATAAGGGACCCCGGTGCGAACTCCGATCATGATTCGAATCCTGTCCGATACTGACGTCGCTTCGATTCTCGACATAGATACCCTCCTTCCGGTCGTCCGCGATGCGTTCGTCAAACAGGGTCGTGGCGAAGTCGAGCGCCCGAGCCGTCCTCACTTTCCGGTCGGAATCGGCCTCACGGACGAACCGCTCGGAACTGGCCTCGTTATGCCAGCGTACATCCACGGGGCATCCCACTACGCGACGAAGCTAGTCGGCGTCCACGAGAAAAACGCCGAGCGAGGGCTTCCGACCGTCAAC
Coding sequences:
- a CDS encoding NAD(P)/FAD-dependent oxidoreductase, producing MRIVVVGGGIVGCSCAYYLAERGADVTVCERSTIGAGSTERSAGGIRAQFSTPVNVALSRASMRVWERFEDEFGTDIAYRRPGYLFLARNEATAEGFADTVAMQNGQEVPSELLTPAEASEHCPGLRTEPFHAATYSPTDGFADPHLALQGFATRAREMGVDIRTGVEVTDVLLNDGAVFGVETTDGEIDADFVVNAAGPWAKRVADMAKIDLPVVPERRQIAVVEPETPVPESVPLTIDLDTGSYFRPEREGATLVGGHFDSVSRAEPDAYDRTTDLDWTVEAVERASETATYFGPESRIKRGWAGLYAVTPDHHPIIEETSPGFINAVGFSGHGFQHAPATGNLVTELVFDGEASLVDISGLDSERFEDGRTVSERNVA
- a CDS encoding S9 family peptidase; translation: MTETFDVNDFYDLTLASDFALSPDGDRIAFVASEFDRDEDDRRTSLFVVPTDGSDEPYRLSRASDAGSPNWSPDGSKLGFLASRDEDTALTVQDDDSDGDDEDESGDDEPRSQVWVFDLERGGDARQVTDREEGVTEFDWGPKSDRLVISSRDPTEEQADYLRKRRNGGPVEIDRLQHRFDGKGFLDDVTTYLFVVDLATREERRLDDAYGSGAFEPMSGLQPAWGPDRIAFISNRTERPDDSGVMDLYTIDPDGSDCRQITDSKHTINALQWSPDGARLVFVGSDAVNWHIPTQVYVTEDVGNAAGTDDTRYRSITESLDRTVAHANRIRWTDEETLLTTIGDEGSTRLVRCFADERAPEFTYESQDDYHTIANFDFADEAVALLSTEPETVGDLYTIALRELDHGESTRVTNLNDAFEESHAMPNCQRVVYDNESGDDIEAIAYLPADFDRDDPTPLPLIVSIHGGPISYDAPEFKFEYAYWTDRGYAVLRPNYRGSSSYGREFSEVIRGDWGPREVEDVIAGVEHLVERDWVDPDRTFATGFSYGGITTGFLITNTNRFAGAAAEHGIYDLRSCYGTDDAHKWWENDFGLPWENPETYDSASSITDVGDVETPLLVTAGGDDWRCPPSQSEQLYVSVKKQGIPAKLVVYPDEHHAIGDPDRAIHRIEQLTAWFETHDPGPV
- a CDS encoding SPW repeat domain-containing protein codes for the protein MSETEAREQSARATDTDTSNLKWLSGFVSLIGAWIFVSAFVYTMSMSSYWNNIIIGAAIFLVAGYNYYRMSKGLTTSIGSSSFVALMGLWMILVPFVMAVGTVFWSDIVSGVVVAIIAGYNAYAGREARAGAPAGTT